AAAACGGATGGTTTCATAAGTTATTAGATTTATTTTTTTCCTTTAGAAGCCTTTTTTAAATCTGAGCCACCAGGAAGTTGCATTTTGTCTGTCAATACTGAGATTTCGTTTAGATCAAAATTACCTGTTAAAGATAATAAAACCGTTTCGTCGTTTTTTGCACCGTCAACAAACATTAGCAATTCTTTAATCTGCGTATCGCTTGCTCCGGATTTAACCATTATTCGAACATTTTTACCGCTATCGTTTACTCTCATTAACTCTTCTAAACCTGCAGTTTTAATGTATTTATCTGCAGAAGCTTTCATATCAGCTTCGATTTTAGGGTTTTTGGTCGTAAAAACTTTTAAGTAATCCAGTTTTTTAATCAGATTGATGTATTGTTGTGTTTCTTTATCAGAAGCATCAACTTTTACTTTGCTCATCAAATCAAACATTTTTTTGTTTACAATTACTGAGGTTACATCGTCCTGACCGTCAAATTTGTCAAAGGCGCCTTGTGCATAGAATGTATGAGTGAAAAAGGCGAAAACTAGTGTTATGATGAAATTTTTCATTTTGTTTTGAATTTAATTACTGTTTAAAGATTTTGTTTTTTGATTGTTCATATTCGTTAATGTATTGTACACTTTCAATACCTACATTAACATTGTTTGATAATAATGCCAAAGCTTTTTGCGTTGCTTTTAAAGCTTCTTCAGGATTATCATAGGTTCCTAATTCTGATTGCGCTACAGCCGGAGCTGCATTTTTTTCGCTCATAAAGAAGTAAGTTCCAATTCCTAGTAAAACAACAACTGAAGCTGCAATTGACAACCACGCCACATTTCGTTTCTTAGATTGTAGTGGAATCTCCTGCGTTGATTTTTGTTGTTTTACCTGAGAGAAGTAACCAAACATAGGTTGATATTGCTCTAAATGCTGCGCAACATTTGGAGAAGAAAAGTATTCTTTAAGTTCTTTTTCTTCAGCAATAGTAGTTTCTCCCTGAAAGTATTTTTCTAATATATTTTCTATTTTATCTAATTCCATAACTGTGTGTATTAACCATTGATTCTCGTATTTTTTTTCTCGCTCTCGAAAGTGCTACTCTTATAGCTGTTTCATTCATGTTGACAATTTTTGCAATTTCTTCAAATTCATATTGTTCTACATCGCGAAGCTGAATTAATATTTGGAGCTGTTCCGGCAGCTGATTTATAATTTTTTCTACCCATTCTAAACTGTTTGAATCTTCCAGTTTTTTATCCAATTGAGGTTCGCGGTCTGTAAAATTGTTGTGTACTATTTTAAGATTGCCTGCCCGTTTAGATTTTAGCTGATCCAGACAATAATTCTTGGTCATTGTCATGGCAACTGCTTCAATATTATTATAGGTGTCTAAGTTGTCTTTTTTATTCCATAGTTTTACCATTACTTCCTGAGTTGCATCTTCTGCCTCTTCAGTACTTGTGAGCAATCGTTTTGCCAGACGAAAAACTTTGTCTTTAAAAGGATTAATCAATTCTATAAACACATTCTGATTCATAAAACTTGGTGGTTATTCGTTAGCTTATATAGTCAAGACGAGGCACTATTATTTTTGTTACAACAGGTTTTGATTTTTTTTCCTGAAAAAATGCAATAAACTTTATTATGTTAAAACTAAAGGTAGTATTTTTACGTTAATACTTTACCAATTGAAGATTTATGAAAACAATATTAAAGAGTTTACTACTAATTTTTGTACTTGCATTTGCTTTGCAGTCCTGCGAAGACGAGGATGATGTTAGAGCTCCTGCAACTTTACAAGTAAATGATTTTATCTGGAGAGGATTAAATCAGGTTTATTTGTGGCAGGCCGATGTGCCAAATTTGGCCGACGATCGCTTTAGTACAAAAGCAGAATTAAACTCTTATTTGGCCGGATATTCAGATCCTAACGAACTATTTCAGGATTTATTAAATAAACCTATCAGTAAATATCCTGCCAGTGCAATTGATCGTTTTAGCTGGATTGTTGATGATTATACTGTTTTAGAACAGGAACTAAACGGAATCACAAAAAATAATGGTGTAGATTTTAAGCTTACAAGAGTAGCAGAAGGATCTAATGATGTTGTAGGGTATGTACGTTATATAGTTCCAAATTCTGATGCTTCAACAAAAGCAATCAAAAGAGGAGATTTATTTACTAGTGTAAATGGTACAAAACTTACGGTTTCTAATTATAAGACTTTATTAATTGCTCCGGATAGTTATACTTTAGAATTTGCAGATTATAATGGTTCTGCGTTTACTTTGAATGGTAAATCAGTTTCTTTAACTAAAACGACTTTAGAAGAAAATCCTATTTTAATCAATAAAGTAATTCCTTCAGGAGGTCATAAAATTGGTTATTTAATGTATAACGGTTTTTATTCAGAATATGATGGTAAGCTAAATCAGGCTTTTGGCGAATTAAAAGCGCAGGGAGCAACGGATCTGGTTTTAGATTTAAGATATAATGGAGGAGGATCTGTGCGTTCTTCTACTCGTTTGGCGAGTATGATTACCGGACAGTTTGATGGAAAGATATTTTCGAAACAACAGTATAATTTAAAGTTGATGGCAACAATGAATTCAGAAGATTTGGAATCTCTGAATCAGAGATTTGTTAGTAATATTGATGGTAACGCTCTAAATAGCCTGAATTTAACAACGGTTTATATTTTAACTACTTCAAGCACTGCATCTGCAAGTGAATTGATTATAAATGGCTTAAAACCGTATGTAAATGTTATTCAGATTGGCGAAACAACTATTGGTAAGAATGTAGGGTCGTTTACAGTTTATGATTCTCCAACTTTGACAAAAGCAAATGTGAATCCAAATCATAAATACGCTATGCAACCTTTAGTTTTTAAAATTTCTAATGCTAATGATTTTGGAGATTATAATCAAGGTTTAGCTCCAACCTATCTTCAATATGAAGTTGTTAATAATTATGGAGTTTTAGGAGATCCGTTAGAACCATTGCTGAATTTGGCAATTTCTAAGATTACAGGATCCAGTGCTAAAAAGATTCAAAACGACGACGAGTTTGTTTTACCTTATATAAATGATTCAAAAAAAATCAATGGACAACGTAATGAAATGTATTTAGAGAATATTCCAAAAGGATTTCAATAATGTTAAAATAAAAAAAAGGCTTTCAGAAATGAAAGCCTTTTTTGTCCAAAAATATAATAACAAATTCTAATTATTTGAGTAAAAACCATTTGGCCCTAAACCAACAGTTAAAGTTTTTAATACTGTTCCGGTAGAAGTATAAACAGTAACAGTTCCGTCTTTAGTAAATGCATTTGCATCTCCCGAGTATATTTTTCCGTCAATTACACCAAAGCCATAAAAAGTAGACCAGCTGTTGTCTGTAACAGAGAATAATGCTTTATCTGAAAAAGAGGTAGCAGTTAAACCAATTGCATAAACACCAGTTCCCTGGGTATAATAGATTTTGTCTCCGTCAATATCCATGTTTAAAGCACCTTTTACTGTAGTAGATTCTATAGATGTTGCAGTATCTGTTGCAGTATCTATTTTAAATAATTTACTTTTAGTATCATTTCCGGCTAATACATAAACGTTCCCATTATTTGCTTCAATAGAGTTAATTCCATTTTCAAGAGTCAGGGTTTTAGTAACTGTATTTGTTGCAGGATTAATTACAGTAACTTCGCTTCCGAATCCGTAAGAAGCATTTGTTACATAAAGTTTTCCGTTTGCTGCTACAATTTTTTCAGCTGTTTTGTTTAAAGGAATTGAAGCTACATAAGCATATGTTTTAGCATCATAAATCGTTACCGCTTTAGAGATTGCATTAGTTACGTACAATTTGTCATTTAAAACAACACTGTAACGTGGGTTCTCAAGTTTTTCAGTAATTGTACCAAGACTTTTAAAAGTATAACGGTTTACTACTTCTACTTCATTAGAATTGTTTACTACAATAAAAGCTTTTTCATTGCTAAAACTTAGAGATTGTGCAACGTCTCCCAAAATAGTTGGAGCGTTTACTACTTTAAAAATATCATTTTGAAAAGTAGCTAAGTCATTCGAAAGATAAGATACCGAAGCATTTACATCTTTAAAATTTCCTTCATTTAAAATAAGTACTCCGTTGTCATATGCACCCAATGGAACATCATTGTTCTCGTCATCATTGCTACAAGAAGCAAATAGAAAAGCAGATGCTATAATTCCTAAATAAAGATTTTTAAATTTCATGTTATTAATAATTAAGGTTTAAATAAATGGTTAAATTTCGTCCAGGCATAAAGCGATTTGGTAATGCTTCGTATTTTTCATTCCAGATATTGGCCGCTTTAACACCTAATTTGAAAATATTTTTTTTGCTAAAATTGTAATCAACCCCAATGTTTGAAACATTATAAGCATCCAATATATATTTAGGATTATTATCTGATGTAGTGAAGATTTCTCCCGTATACATAATTTGATAATAAGCTGAAAGTTTTTTGTAATAATAAGATAACGAACCTGTAAGTTTATGATAAGGAACGTAAAAAAGCTGCTTATCTGTTTTGTCATCCAGTGAAACGTTGTAGGCATAAGTTCCGCTAAAATAAAATGTATGTTTATTGAAGTTCTTTTTCCATCCTAAAAGCGCTTCAGCACCATAAATGGTAACTCTGTCAGTGTTTACAGGTGACCAGTTTCCGGTATTATTAGGCAGCCAGCGAATCATGTCTTTAATTTTCATTCCGTAAGCAGTTACAGTCAATCGGAAATCTTTATATTTAAACTCATTTCCTATCTCGGCCTGAAATGAACTTTCGGGTTTTAAATCAGGGTTTCCGCTGCCTTCCCAATACAAATCGTTGAATGTTGGAATTCTGAAGTTTCTGGATACATTAAATTTAAGCTGATAGAAATCTGAAAAATTGTATCGGGAACCGGCTGAAAAAAGTACAGGACTTTTATAAACATCAGAAACTTCTTTTCGGGCACTCAATTCATAATTCCATTTATCTGTAAGCTGGTGTTTCCATAAAAGACTTGCACCGCCAATTTCTCGTGTGCTGCGACCAATTCCGGAACCAACTCCATCATTTTTAGTATAATCTAAAATAGTACTGATTTTCATTTTAGACGATATGGTGTAATCTAGATCGTATTTTCCAATAAAGCTTTTAACTCCGCCAGAAGTATACCCATTCCGATTTATATCTTCAAAATAATTGTAATGTTCGGTGATGTAGGCCAATTTTACGTTTGATTCGAATTTACTAAATGAGCTACTCCACGTTAATAAATTACGGGTATTATAATCCTGATATTTAGTTTTGGTTTCGTTTGGTGATGTCAAAGAAAAATGGCGTTCACCGTCAAATATTTCACTGTAAAACTTAAGACTGTTTTTATCGTTTATTTTATATCCAATGGCAGCATCAAGGGTATTATTGTAATACTGCCCATTTTTATTCCAGACTTCTTGACCAACAAATTTAAAATCATTGTCGGAACTGTTTCTGGTAAAACTGGCATCAACACTCCACTTTTTAGTAGCAGCAGTAATACCATAAATAGCGCTTAAAGTATTGAAATCGCCATAATAAATTTGAAAATCATTTTTGAAAGTGTCTGTAAACTTCAAATCATTATTTAAATGAATGGTACCACCAATTGCACCGCTGCCATAAACGACACTCCCACCACCGGCTTTTACATCAATAGAATTAAAACCACGTGTTGAAATGGTATTGAAATCAGCCTGTCCTAAAAGCTGTGAGTTAATGTTTATTCCATTCCAGACCACGACAGTTTGTTGCGAAGTCGTCCCTCTGAATGAAGGTGAAGAAGTCATTCCTAATCCATTTTCTTTGAAATATATAACCGTGTTATAATTTAAAAGTGAGGTTAATGAGGATTGGTTTTTGTTTATGATGGAATCATTTAATCGTTGTAACGATTGGGTATTCGAGAAACTTTTAAGATTATTATCTGAAACTACAACTTCTTTTAATTTTGTAATAGAATCGTTCTGCGCTAAAATTAATTGGCACAAGAAAAAGAAACAGAAAGCAAAGCGTATTTTTATAGTCATAATTTCTACACTCTTTTTCCCGAGAGCTCGATATTAGTTACAAAGGCAGGTCTCCTGGCTTGCGTCTTGTTGTTTACCTTCCCATTCGCCGGGGCGAGCAGTGGCTTTGCAGTTTACAACAAGCATTCTTTTCAGAACTAAGCTTACAGTTGCGGGTACAGCTCAAGATTTAACTTGATTCCCTTTTAATGTGTCTATTTATAACACAACCTTAATTTTGTGCAAAGATAAAGTTAAAAATGTCGAATTTTCAAATTTGCAATGCATTTTAGATCAAATTATAAATAAAACCTTTGTTAGGCCTCAATTCTTATAACCTGACCAAAATCGACTTTATTCTGAAAAGCTTCTTTTAATGGTAATGCACTTTGATGGCATAAAATACTTCTAACGACACCTGCGTGCGCAACAATCACAATTGGATGTGTGGTGTTTGCTGGAATTTTTTCAGACAGAAAATGACCAACTCTATCATGTAACTCAACAAAAGATTCCCCATTTGAAACCTGAATATTAACAAAATCTTCCATCCAGGGATTTAATTGTTCCGGCGAAATTTCGTCCCATTTTTTTAGTTCCCAATCTCCAAAATTCATTTCCATTAAACGTTTATCTTCCTGATAAGATATGCTTTTAATGTTTTCTTTAATATGATTCGCCAAAATTACACAACGTTTTAAAGGACTTGAAAAAATAATTGCTTCTGATGGCAGCTGCGATACTATCTGATCAAAAATAATAGTATAAGGTTCTGCGATATCAACATCAGATTGTCCGTAGCAAATTCCCTTTTCACAGATTGTTTCAGTGTGTCGAACTAAATAAATTTCCATATCAAAAGAAGACTTAAATAAAAAATAACTTCGCAGACTTGTTGTGTTGCTCCCAGACAATCGCCTGTGTAACCGTCAATCCATTTTTGGAAATACCTTGCTAAAAAATATCTGGTCAGGAAAACCGGAATTAAAACCAATAGTATTTCGAATTGAAAACAAGAATAAGAGAACACTAATAAAGGAAGTAAACCAAAGAAGAAAGATCCTGATATTTCTTTCCAGGTATGTTTTTTTGCAATAGGTTTACTTTTACTAGTTGCGTCATCTCTCGAATATTCATGTGTAAAAATGATACTAATGGCAGCCAGACGGCTTACAGAATGAGCTGAAATAAAAATCAGGAAAACCAGTAAATAGTTTTTGTGATTTATAAAAGGCAAAATGGATTCTGAGAGCATTTTAAATTTAATTAAAAAGAGTAAAACCAGGCCAATTGCTCCATAAGCTCCAATTGCACTGTCTTTCATAATTAGGAGAATTTTTTCTTTGGTCCAGCCTCCGCCAAAACCATCGCAAACATCAGCAAAACCATCTTCATGAAAGGCACCGGTTGTTAAAACAGAAGCTATAATAGCAAAAATAACTGCTGTTTCAGTCGAAAGAAATAAAGAAAAAATGTAAAAAGCAAGAAATGAAATACTGCCTACGATCCAGCCAATAAAAGGAAAATATCTTGTTGCCTTATTTAGATAATCCGGATCATGATTAATGTTTTTAGGACATGGAATTCGGGTGTAAAACATTAAACAGGTAAAAAAAATATGTAGTTCTTTTTTCATTTGGAGTGCGTTTAATTTGGCTAAAGCCTTTTTTATTGTCAATATTAGACCAACATCTAAAGATGTTGGCAATTCATTATTGTTTTTTTTGAAGAGGCTTCAGATTTATTTTGGGATATTATTAAACCACAAAGAAAAGAGCTTTGGCTAAAAAATCAAAATTAAGTGATTTCGAACATATTTTTGAATTGCTTTTAATTTGTTTGTAACACATAATAAGGGTCTAAAGAAAAGGACTTTACTCAAAAAAAGAATTAGATTATATAAAAACACTCTTTTTAATTGCCTTATGATTTGCTTGATTAAATTAAAGGATAAAAGTTTTACTCAAAACAATAAATAACATCGATCATGTTTTGAATTGCCTCCAGATTTATCTGGAGGTTATAAAAGTATGCGGGGTAAAGGCTTTAGCCAAATTCTATTGAGCGGTTTTATTAAAGCCAAATTTGATTATAAATTCATCATATTCTTCCTGAAAAGTTTTTCTTTTATGATGCTCTTCCTGATTTTTTATATATTCCCGAACTTTGTCAATTATTGATTCTGAAACAGAAACAGCAAAATAATCGTCTTGCCATTCGAATTTTTCTTGTGTTAATTGATTTTTATTAATCCAGTAAGAAGATTCTCCTTTTAATAATTGTATTGTTTTTTGAATGGTCTGATTGTTTCCTAATGAAATTAAACAATGACAATGGTCAGAATATCCATTTATGTAGTCAAGATATATTTCTTTTTTTAATGCATTCTCTTTTATATGATGCCAGACTTTTTGACGTAAATCAATTGAGTTTAAAAATGGAAACCTGTTTTTAGTACTCCAAACACAATGAATATAAATTTTAGTAAATGGCATGTATGAGAATTTAAATAAAAATTGAATATAGCATTCAAAATTACAAATTCAGAAAACAAATAGCAAGTTATTTCCTACTTACGCCAGCGCTCTCAAAACTTGCCATTTCATTCAAAAAAGCTTCAGCAGATTTTAGAATAGGGAAGGCAATTGCACATCCTGTTCCTTCACCTAAACGCAAATCAAGATTTAAAATAGGTTTTGCATTCAAATACTCTAGTAGTTTTTGATGTGCCTGCTCTGCAGAACAATGACAAAAAACAGCATTTTGTATGATT
The sequence above is drawn from the Flavobacterium sp. N2038 genome and encodes:
- a CDS encoding DUF4252 domain-containing protein, with amino-acid sequence MKNFIITLVFAFFTHTFYAQGAFDKFDGQDDVTSVIVNKKMFDLMSKVKVDASDKETQQYINLIKKLDYLKVFTTKNPKIEADMKASADKYIKTAGLEELMRVNDSGKNVRIMVKSGASDTQIKELLMFVDGAKNDETVLLSLTGNFDLNEISVLTDKMQLPGGSDLKKASKGKK
- a CDS encoding RNA polymerase sigma factor; the encoded protein is MNQNVFIELINPFKDKVFRLAKRLLTSTEEAEDATQEVMVKLWNKKDNLDTYNNIEAVAMTMTKNYCLDQLKSKRAGNLKIVHNNFTDREPQLDKKLEDSNSLEWVEKIINQLPEQLQILIQLRDVEQYEFEEIAKIVNMNETAIRVALSRARKKIRESMVNTHSYGIR
- a CDS encoding S41 family peptidase produces the protein MKTILKSLLLIFVLAFALQSCEDEDDVRAPATLQVNDFIWRGLNQVYLWQADVPNLADDRFSTKAELNSYLAGYSDPNELFQDLLNKPISKYPASAIDRFSWIVDDYTVLEQELNGITKNNGVDFKLTRVAEGSNDVVGYVRYIVPNSDASTKAIKRGDLFTSVNGTKLTVSNYKTLLIAPDSYTLEFADYNGSAFTLNGKSVSLTKTTLEENPILINKVIPSGGHKIGYLMYNGFYSEYDGKLNQAFGELKAQGATDLVLDLRYNGGGSVRSSTRLASMITGQFDGKIFSKQQYNLKLMATMNSEDLESLNQRFVSNIDGNALNSLNLTTVYILTTSSTASASELIINGLKPYVNVIQIGETTIGKNVGSFTVYDSPTLTKANVNPNHKYAMQPLVFKISNANDFGDYNQGLAPTYLQYEVVNNYGVLGDPLEPLLNLAISKITGSSAKKIQNDDEFVLPYINDSKKINGQRNEMYLENIPKGFQ
- a CDS encoding YncE family protein, which produces MKFKNLYLGIIASAFLFASCSNDDENNDVPLGAYDNGVLILNEGNFKDVNASVSYLSNDLATFQNDIFKVVNAPTILGDVAQSLSFSNEKAFIVVNNSNEVEVVNRYTFKSLGTITEKLENPRYSVVLNDKLYVTNAISKAVTIYDAKTYAYVASIPLNKTAEKIVAANGKLYVTNASYGFGSEVTVINPATNTVTKTLTLENGINSIEANNGNVYVLAGNDTKSKLFKIDTATDTATSIESTTVKGALNMDIDGDKIYYTQGTGVYAIGLTATSFSDKALFSVTDNSWSTFYGFGVIDGKIYSGDANAFTKDGTVTVYTSTGTVLKTLTVGLGPNGFYSNN
- a CDS encoding TonB-dependent receptor plug domain-containing protein, encoding MTIKIRFAFCFFFLCQLILAQNDSITKLKEVVVSDNNLKSFSNTQSLQRLNDSIINKNQSSLTSLLNYNTVIYFKENGLGMTSSPSFRGTTSQQTVVVWNGININSQLLGQADFNTISTRGFNSIDVKAGGGSVVYGSGAIGGTIHLNNDLKFTDTFKNDFQIYYGDFNTLSAIYGITAATKKWSVDASFTRNSSDNDFKFVGQEVWNKNGQYYNNTLDAAIGYKINDKNSLKFYSEIFDGERHFSLTSPNETKTKYQDYNTRNLLTWSSSFSKFESNVKLAYITEHYNYFEDINRNGYTSGGVKSFIGKYDLDYTISSKMKISTILDYTKNDGVGSGIGRSTREIGGASLLWKHQLTDKWNYELSARKEVSDVYKSPVLFSAGSRYNFSDFYQLKFNVSRNFRIPTFNDLYWEGSGNPDLKPESSFQAEIGNEFKYKDFRLTVTAYGMKIKDMIRWLPNNTGNWSPVNTDRVTIYGAEALLGWKKNFNKHTFYFSGTYAYNVSLDDKTDKQLFYVPYHKLTGSLSYYYKKLSAYYQIMYTGEIFTTSDNNPKYILDAYNVSNIGVDYNFSKKNIFKLGVKAANIWNEKYEALPNRFMPGRNLTIYLNLNY
- a CDS encoding histidine phosphatase family protein, giving the protein MEIYLVRHTETICEKGICYGQSDVDIAEPYTIIFDQIVSQLPSEAIIFSSPLKRCVILANHIKENIKSISYQEDKRLMEMNFGDWELKKWDEISPEQLNPWMEDFVNIQVSNGESFVELHDRVGHFLSEKIPANTTHPIVIVAHAGVVRSILCHQSALPLKEAFQNKVDFGQVIRIEA
- a CDS encoding adenosylcobinamide-GDP ribazoletransferase; this translates as MKKELHIFFTCLMFYTRIPCPKNINHDPDYLNKATRYFPFIGWIVGSISFLAFYIFSLFLSTETAVIFAIIASVLTTGAFHEDGFADVCDGFGGGWTKEKILLIMKDSAIGAYGAIGLVLLFLIKFKMLSESILPFINHKNYLLVFLIFISAHSVSRLAAISIIFTHEYSRDDATSKSKPIAKKHTWKEISGSFFFGLLPLLVFSYSCFQFEILLVLIPVFLTRYFLARYFQKWIDGYTGDCLGATQQVCEVIFYLSLLLIWKFI
- the tnpA gene encoding IS200/IS605 family transposase, which produces MPFTKIYIHCVWSTKNRFPFLNSIDLRQKVWHHIKENALKKEIYLDYINGYSDHCHCLISLGNNQTIQKTIQLLKGESSYWINKNQLTQEKFEWQDDYFAVSVSESIIDKVREYIKNQEEHHKRKTFQEEYDEFIIKFGFNKTAQ